One window of Leptotrichia hongkongensis genomic DNA carries:
- the rpoB gene encoding DNA-directed RNA polymerase subunit beta, translated as MNKLIERYSFGKIVDRGEMPHFLEFQLNSYEDFLQTKVPPQKRENKGFEAIFNEIFPIESSNGLLKLEYLWYEIHDNDEPLNDELECKKRGKTYSGQLKVRLKLTNKRTGEIQETLVHFGDIPLMTDKATFIINGAERVVISQLHRSPGITFNKELNIQTGKDVFIGKIIPYKGTWLEFETDKNDILNVKIDRRKKVLLPVFLKAVDFFQNNTEIMNHFFEEKEVELSELYSKYRDTELEEVLRSRLEGSFVREDILDEETGEFVAEAEEIIDMPVIQKIIDAKVPVINIWEVKPEDRIIANALVHDSTKNSDEAVIEVFRKLRPGDLVTVDSARSLVKQMFFNPQRYDLADVGRYKINKRLKIDVPADVIVLTKEDVLQTIEYVKNLVSGEGFTDDIDNLSNRRVRGVGELLSIQIKGGMLKMSKMVREKMTIQDITTLTPQSLLNTKPLNALILEFFGSGQLSQFMDQSNPLSELTHKRRISALGPGGLSRDRAGFEVRDVHNSHYGRICPIETPEGPNIGLIASLSTYGKVNKYGFIETPFVKINDGKADFNDIRYLAADEEEGLFIAQADTPIDKDGNFLTDEVVCRYGDEIVHIDKSKVDILDVSPKQLVSVSAGLIPFLEHDDANRALMGSNMQRQAVPLLKTQAPYVGTGLERKVAVDSGAVITSKAAGTVTFVDARKIIVTDKEGKEHYHRLLNFEKSNQSMCLHQKPIIDLGDKVKKGDIIADGPSTAGGDLALGKNILLAFMPWEGYNFEDGILISERLRKDDVFTSIHIEEFDIEARTTKLGDEEITREIPNVSEEALRNLDENGIVRIGAHVTPDDILVGKVTPKGETEPPAEEKLLRAIFGEKAKDVRDTSLRLPHGVKGTVVDVLELSKENGDDLKAGVNKLIRIYIAEKRKIMVGDKMSGRHGNKGVISRVLPVEDMPHLENGTPIDVCLNPLGVPSRMNIGQVLEVHLGLAIGDIDKYIATPVFDGASEEDVKNYLEEAGYSRTGKVKLIDGRTGQPFDNPVTVGRMYMLKLHHLVEDKMHARAIGPYSLVTQQPLGGKAQFGGQRLGEMEVWALEAYGASNILQEMLTVKSDDISGRTKTYEAIVKGQEMPEADAPESFRVLIKEFQSLGLDVALYDKDGEQIELDKNIDA; from the coding sequence ATGAACAAACTTATTGAAAGATATAGTTTCGGGAAAATAGTAGATAGAGGGGAAATGCCGCACTTTTTAGAATTTCAACTAAATTCTTATGAAGATTTTTTACAGACTAAAGTGCCACCTCAAAAAAGAGAAAATAAAGGTTTTGAAGCAATCTTTAATGAAATTTTTCCAATTGAATCCAGCAATGGATTACTAAAATTAGAATACTTATGGTATGAAATTCACGATAATGATGAGCCTTTAAATGATGAATTGGAATGTAAAAAAAGAGGTAAAACATATTCTGGACAATTAAAAGTTAGATTAAAATTAACTAACAAGAGAACAGGAGAAATTCAGGAAACATTAGTTCATTTCGGAGATATACCACTTATGACTGATAAAGCGACATTTATTATAAATGGTGCTGAAAGAGTCGTTATTTCTCAATTACACAGATCACCAGGAATTACTTTTAACAAGGAATTAAATATTCAGACAGGAAAAGATGTGTTTATTGGGAAAATTATCCCTTATAAAGGAACATGGCTTGAATTTGAAACTGATAAAAATGACATCTTAAATGTAAAAATTGATAGAAGAAAGAAAGTATTATTGCCAGTATTTTTAAAAGCGGTTGATTTTTTCCAAAATAATACGGAAATTATGAATCATTTCTTTGAAGAAAAAGAAGTAGAGTTGTCAGAACTTTATTCAAAATATAGAGATACTGAGCTGGAAGAAGTTTTACGTTCAAGATTAGAAGGAAGTTTTGTAAGGGAAGATATTTTAGATGAAGAGACAGGAGAGTTTGTTGCAGAAGCAGAAGAAATTATTGATATGCCTGTAATTCAGAAAATAATTGATGCGAAAGTGCCTGTAATTAATATTTGGGAAGTGAAGCCTGAAGATAGAATTATTGCAAACGCTTTAGTGCATGATAGTACAAAAAATAGTGACGAAGCTGTTATTGAAGTATTTAGAAAATTGCGTCCAGGAGATCTAGTAACTGTGGACAGTGCAAGATCGCTTGTTAAACAGATGTTTTTTAATCCGCAAAGATATGATTTAGCAGATGTTGGAAGATATAAAATTAACAAAAGACTGAAAATAGATGTACCAGCAGATGTGATTGTACTGACAAAAGAAGATGTTTTACAAACTATTGAATACGTAAAAAATCTTGTAAGCGGAGAAGGCTTTACAGATGATATTGACAACTTATCAAATAGACGTGTAAGAGGTGTTGGAGAGTTGCTTTCTATCCAAATAAAAGGTGGAATGCTTAAAATGTCTAAAATGGTCAGAGAAAAAATGACAATTCAAGATATCACAACACTGACTCCACAAAGTCTTTTAAATACAAAACCATTAAATGCATTAATTCTTGAATTTTTTGGAAGTGGACAGCTGTCACAATTTATGGATCAGTCTAATCCATTGTCAGAATTGACTCATAAGAGAAGAATTTCAGCATTAGGACCAGGGGGACTTTCAAGAGATAGAGCAGGATTTGAGGTGCGTGACGTTCATAACTCGCATTATGGAAGAATTTGTCCAATAGAAACTCCAGAAGGACCAAATATCGGACTTATTGCTTCACTTTCAACTTATGGAAAAGTTAATAAATACGGGTTTATAGAAACTCCATTTGTAAAAATAAACGATGGAAAAGCTGATTTTAATGATATTAGATATTTAGCAGCTGATGAAGAGGAAGGACTGTTTATTGCACAGGCTGATACTCCTATTGATAAAGACGGAAATTTCTTGACTGATGAAGTTGTTTGCCGTTATGGAGATGAAATTGTGCATATTGATAAATCAAAAGTTGATATTTTGGATGTATCACCTAAACAGCTAGTATCTGTTTCAGCAGGATTAATTCCATTCTTGGAACATGATGACGCCAACCGTGCATTGATGGGTTCAAATATGCAACGTCAAGCAGTACCTTTATTAAAAACACAGGCTCCTTATGTAGGAACTGGGCTTGAAAGAAAAGTTGCTGTGGATTCAGGAGCAGTAATTACTTCAAAAGCAGCAGGAACTGTAACTTTTGTGGATGCAAGAAAAATTATTGTAACTGATAAAGAAGGAAAAGAACATTACCATAGATTATTAAACTTTGAAAAATCTAACCAATCAATGTGCTTACACCAAAAACCAATTATTGATTTGGGAGATAAAGTTAAAAAAGGTGACATTATTGCAGATGGACCATCTACTGCGGGTGGAGATTTGGCATTAGGTAAAAATATCCTGCTGGCATTTATGCCTTGGGAAGGATATAACTTTGAGGATGGAATCCTTATTTCTGAAAGACTTAGAAAAGATGACGTATTTACATCAATTCATATTGAAGAATTTGATATTGAAGCAAGAACTACAAAATTAGGAGATGAAGAAATTACAAGAGAAATTCCTAATGTTTCTGAAGAAGCTTTGAGAAATCTTGATGAAAATGGAATTGTAAGAATAGGAGCTCATGTAACTCCTGATGACATCCTTGTTGGAAAAGTAACTCCAAAAGGGGAAACTGAACCACCAGCAGAAGAAAAATTATTACGTGCAATCTTTGGGGAAAAAGCAAAAGATGTAAGAGATACTTCATTAAGACTTCCACACGGAGTAAAAGGAACTGTTGTAGACGTACTTGAATTATCTAAGGAAAACGGAGATGATTTGAAAGCTGGAGTAAATAAACTAATCAGAATTTATATTGCAGAAAAAAGAAAAATAATGGTTGGGGATAAAATGTCTGGACGTCATGGAAACAAAGGGGTTATTTCAAGAGTATTACCAGTTGAAGATATGCCACATTTAGAAAATGGAACGCCGATAGATGTCTGTCTTAATCCGCTTGGAGTGCCATCACGTATGAATATCGGACAGGTCTTGGAAGTGCATTTGGGACTTGCAATTGGAGATATTGACAAATATATTGCAACACCAGTATTTGATGGAGCAAGTGAAGAAGATGTTAAAAATTACTTGGAAGAAGCTGGATACAGCAGAACTGGTAAAGTAAAACTGATTGACGGAAGAACTGGACAGCCATTTGACAACCCAGTAACAGTTGGACGTATGTATATGCTAAAACTTCACCACTTGGTAGAGGACAAAATGCATGCTAGAGCAATTGGACCATATTCACTTGTTACTCAGCAACCACTTGGAGGAAAAGCCCAATTTGGTGGACAAAGACTTGGGGAAATGGAAGTTTGGGCATTGGAAGCCTACGGTGCGTCAAATATCCTTCAAGAAATGCTTACAGTTAAATCAGACGACATCAGTGGAAGAACAAAAACTTATGAAGCTATCGTAAAAGGACAGGAAATGCCAGAAGCAGACGCTCCAGAATCATTTAGAGTATTAATTAAGGAATTCCAGTCACTTGGATTAGATGTTGCTCTTTATGATAAAGATGGAGAACAAATTGAACTAGACAAGAATATAGATGCTTAG
- the gmk gene encoding guanylate kinase yields MKGKLFIVSGPSGSGKSTVTKLVKDRLNIPLSISATTRQPRDGEIDGKDYFFLTKETFEQKIKNDEFYEYANVHGNYYGTLKEVVESNLNKGLNVILEIDVQGALIAKEKKKDAVLVFFRTKDMETLEKRLRNRNTDTEEVIQTRLKNALKELEYEKKYDYTIINNDIEESCTALINIINPQN; encoded by the coding sequence ATGAAAGGAAAACTATTCATTGTTTCAGGGCCTTCAGGCTCAGGAAAATCAACAGTTACAAAATTAGTAAAAGATCGACTAAATATTCCATTATCAATATCAGCTACAACTCGACAGCCAAGAGACGGAGAAATCGATGGCAAAGATTACTTTTTCTTAACTAAAGAAACTTTTGAACAAAAAATAAAAAATGATGAATTTTATGAATATGCAAATGTTCATGGAAATTATTATGGAACATTGAAAGAAGTAGTAGAAAGTAATTTAAATAAAGGATTAAATGTAATTTTGGAAATTGATGTGCAAGGTGCATTAATTGCAAAGGAAAAGAAAAAAGACGCTGTATTGGTATTTTTTCGTACAAAGGATATGGAAACTCTTGAAAAAAGGCTTCGTAACAGAAATACTGATACAGAAGAAGTCATTCAGACACGTTTAAAAAATGCGTTAAAAGAACTGGAATATGAAAAAAAATATGATTACACTATAATAAATAATGATATTGAAGAATCTTGCACAGCATTGATAAATATTATTAATCCACAAAATTGA
- the dnaG gene encoding DNA primase → MIYSEKEIQKLIDNLDIVQVIGEYVNLKKAGSNYKGLSPFKDEKTPSFTVSPVKNIFKDFSTQIGGNVISFYMKINDVSFIQAVEELSRKYNIPLKKNREYRTINQEIERKKAVNKEYYEIMNEAQIFFRENIEKYPEALEYMKERDFSIEEIRKFRIGFANSSRDELFQHLLKKEFPEEKIIELGLVKRNENGEIYDSFRNRVIFPIYNINSQIVGFGGRIIEKNTNLPKYLNSPDSPIFKKGNELFGIKHQGENIRKKGFAILMEGYLDVLTAQKNGFENAVASLGTALTEEQAQLLKKYTDKILISYDNDEAGKNAIIKAGYILKKYDFDVKCLVIDGNEKDPDEFLRKNGKKAFIEVVKKSEEIFDFLTKEASKDLDLNDISGERKFIERLKPFFSNVTNNLNKNLYLQRLSANFGINEFVLEEELKNLPNKTSKMKKRRIYENQKVQYKKQKRDLYIELEEQTLIYILEFFKSEKEKCIELLNKEFSHPIFNELIEKLKAIDFDIMKLDKIDISEENREIVTNLKLRADNDIKDKEIYFREIYSGWFEREIDEERKKTEEENDRIKKIELKKILSKLKNINKISEIEKLYNEFILIRRPNYV, encoded by the coding sequence ATGATTTATAGTGAAAAAGAGATACAGAAATTAATTGATAATTTAGATATTGTTCAAGTGATTGGAGAATATGTAAATTTAAAAAAGGCAGGTTCAAATTATAAAGGCTTATCTCCTTTTAAAGATGAAAAGACTCCATCTTTTACAGTCAGCCCAGTAAAAAATATTTTTAAGGATTTTAGTACACAAATTGGTGGAAATGTAATTTCGTTTTATATGAAAATCAATGATGTCAGTTTTATTCAGGCAGTAGAAGAGTTATCGCGAAAGTATAATATTCCGCTAAAGAAAAATAGGGAATATAGGACAATCAATCAGGAAATTGAAAGAAAAAAGGCTGTAAACAAGGAATATTACGAAATAATGAATGAAGCCCAGATATTTTTTAGAGAAAATATTGAAAAATATCCTGAAGCATTAGAATATATGAAGGAACGTGACTTCTCTATTGAAGAAATCAGAAAATTTAGGATAGGATTTGCCAATAGTTCAAGAGATGAATTATTTCAGCATTTATTAAAAAAAGAATTTCCAGAAGAAAAGATAATAGAATTAGGACTTGTCAAAAGAAATGAAAATGGTGAAATTTATGATAGCTTTAGAAATAGAGTGATTTTTCCAATTTACAATATAAATTCTCAGATTGTAGGATTTGGGGGACGTATAATTGAAAAAAATACTAATTTGCCTAAATATCTAAATTCTCCAGATTCGCCTATTTTTAAAAAAGGAAATGAACTTTTTGGAATAAAGCATCAAGGAGAAAATATTAGGAAAAAAGGCTTTGCGATACTGATGGAAGGCTATCTTGATGTACTTACAGCCCAAAAGAATGGTTTTGAAAATGCAGTTGCAAGTCTTGGAACTGCACTTACTGAGGAACAGGCACAACTTTTAAAGAAATATACAGATAAAATATTGATTTCATATGATAACGATGAAGCTGGGAAAAATGCCATAATAAAAGCAGGATACATTTTAAAAAAATATGATTTTGACGTAAAGTGTCTAGTTATAGATGGAAATGAGAAGGATCCTGATGAGTTCTTGAGAAAAAATGGTAAAAAGGCATTTATAGAAGTTGTAAAGAAATCAGAAGAAATTTTTGATTTTTTAACAAAGGAAGCTTCAAAAGATTTGGATTTGAATGACATAAGTGGAGAAAGAAAATTCATTGAAAGATTAAAACCATTTTTTTCAAATGTTACAAATAATCTTAATAAAAATCTATATTTACAAAGATTATCAGCTAATTTTGGAATTAATGAATTTGTTTTAGAAGAGGAACTCAAAAATTTGCCGAATAAAACTTCTAAAATGAAAAAAAGAAGAATCTATGAAAATCAGAAAGTTCAATACAAAAAGCAAAAAAGAGATTTATATATTGAACTGGAAGAACAAACACTTATATATATCTTGGAATTTTTTAAATCAGAAAAGGAAAAGTGTATAGAACTTTTAAATAAAGAATTTAGCCATCCGATTTTTAATGAACTAATAGAAAAATTGAAAGCTATAGATTTTGATATAATGAAACTTGATAAAATTGATATTAGTGAAGAAAATAGGGAGATTGTAACAAACTTGAAGTTACGGGCAGATAATGACATTAAGGATAAGGAAATTTATTTTAGGGAAATTTATTCTGGCTGGTTTGAGCGTGAAATAGATGAGGAAAGAAAAAAAACTGAGGAAGAAAACGATAGAATTAAGAAAATTGAATTAAAAAAAATATTATCAAAATTAAAAAATATTAATAAAATTAGTGAAATAGAAAAATTATATAATGAATTTATATTGATAAGGAGACCGAATTATGTCTGA
- the rplL gene encoding 50S ribosomal protein L7/L12 codes for MAFNKEQFIEDLKAMSVLELKEVVEAIEETFGVSAQPVAVAGGAAAGGAAAEEKSEFDVILVSAGGAKLAVIKEVRGITGLGLKEAKELVEAGGKAIKEGVAKEEAEAIKAQLEGAGATVELK; via the coding sequence ATGGCATTTAATAAAGAACAATTTATAGAAGATTTAAAAGCTATGTCTGTATTAGAATTAAAAGAAGTAGTTGAAGCTATTGAAGAAACATTTGGAGTATCAGCTCAACCAGTAGCAGTTGCAGGAGGTGCAGCAGCAGGAGGTGCAGCAGCTGAAGAAAAATCTGAATTTGATGTAATCTTAGTATCTGCAGGAGGAGCTAAATTAGCAGTAATTAAAGAAGTAAGAGGAATTACTGGATTAGGACTTAAAGAAGCTAAAGAATTAGTTGAAGCTGGTGGAAAAGCAATTAAAGAAGGAGTTGCTAAAGAAGAAGCTGAAGCAATAAAAGCTCAATTAGAAGGTGCAGGAGCAACTGTAGAATTAAAATAG
- the rplJ gene encoding 50S ribosomal protein L10 translates to MPAQAKLEAVKSLVEKLKEAKAVVFVDYKGISVNEDTELRKTAREAGVEYFVAKNRLFKIALKEAGFDTNVDDLLEGTTSFALGYEDGVAPSKLIFDFGKKLKDKLSIKGGLLESERVDVSTVEALAKLPSRDELLGQIAYGLLSPVRMLAVALTNVAEQKETGASAE, encoded by the coding sequence TTGCCAGCACAAGCAAAATTAGAAGCAGTAAAAAGTTTAGTTGAAAAATTAAAAGAAGCTAAAGCGGTAGTATTTGTTGATTATAAAGGAATTAGTGTTAATGAAGATACTGAACTTCGTAAAACTGCAAGAGAAGCAGGAGTAGAATATTTCGTTGCTAAAAACAGATTGTTTAAAATAGCATTGAAAGAAGCGGGATTTGATACAAATGTTGATGATTTATTAGAAGGAACTACATCGTTCGCATTAGGATATGAAGATGGAGTTGCACCATCTAAATTAATTTTTGATTTTGGGAAAAAATTAAAAGATAAATTATCAATTAAAGGTGGATTGCTAGAGTCTGAAAGAGTTGACGTGTCAACTGTTGAAGCATTGGCTAAATTACCATCAAGAGACGAATTACTTGGTCAAATTGCTTATGGATTGTTGTCGCCAGTTAGAATGTTGGCTGTTGCATTAACAAATGTTGCAGAACAAAAAGAAACTGGAGCATCAGCAGAGTAA
- a CDS encoding DNA-directed RNA polymerase subunit omega, with protein MKKEKITIDELLTKIPNKYELAIVSGKIAKREFAKGKQKSEIMDEVFKDIMEDDVEIIRETNEEN; from the coding sequence ATGAAAAAAGAAAAAATAACAATAGATGAACTATTGACTAAAATACCTAATAAATATGAACTTGCAATTGTATCAGGAAAAATTGCAAAAAGAGAATTTGCTAAAGGGAAGCAAAAATCGGAAATAATGGATGAAGTTTTTAAAGATATTATGGAAGATGATGTGGAAATAATTCGTGAAACTAATGAGGAAAATTAA
- the rpoC gene encoding DNA-directed RNA polymerase subunit beta': MSIRDFDSIQIKLASPEKILEWSYGEITKAETINYRTLKPEMDGLFCERIFGPSKDYECACGKYKRMRYKGMVCEKCGVEVTTSKVRRERMGHIKLATPIAHIWYSKGTPNKMSLLLGISTKELESVLYFSRYIVTDPGETGLQKGEILTEREYKLYENQFKNEFTAKMGAEGVLALLEEIDLFELEKTLQGEMDTEHSTQKRRKIIKRLKVVRDLIEAGNRPEWMILTVLPVIPADLRPMVQLDGGRFATSDLNDLYRRVINRNIRLKKLMSIKAPEIVIKNEKRMLQEAVDALIDNGRRGKPVVTQNNRELKSLSDMLKGKQGRFRQNLLGKRVDYSGRSVIVVGPNLKMNQCGLPKKMALELYKPFLMRELVKRELASNIKVAKKMVEEEDENVWELIEEIIKNHPVLLNRAPTLHRLSIQAFEPTLIEGKAIRLHPLVCSAFNADFDGDQMAVHLVLSQEAQMEAKLLMLATNNIIAPSSGRPIAVPSQDMVMGCYYMTKERKGVKGEGKSFSNKNQLITAYQNGQVAVHALVNVRIDGQTIQTTPGRLMFNTMLPKEVRDYTKTFGKGELGKLIAELYKKFGFEKTSELLDKIKEFGFHYGTLAGITVGIEDLEIPESKKAILEKAENEVAEIEEQYKSGEIIDAERYRRTVAIWDEAVSKVTKEMMDNLDEFNPVYMMANSGARGSIAQMRQLGGMRGLMADTQGRIIEMPIKANFREGLNILEFFMSSHGARKGLADTALRTADSGYLTRRLVDISHEVIVNHDDCGCEHGIVVSDLMDAGEVIEKLSERIYGRNLATDLIHEGKVIAKRNTLITDDLIKKIEELDIREVEIRTPLTCKLEKGVCKKCYGLDLSNHKEILKGEAVGVIAAQSIGEPGTQLTMRTFHTGGVATAASVQSDYKADVSGKVKLKDISILVNDEGKEIVVSQNGRVIIGKHRYEVPSGSTLHVKDGDSVKKGKVLVEFDPYQIPIITSVAGKVEFRDIYVKENIDVKYGVTEKVAIKPVESNDVNPRIIIYTKGDKKVEYAVPYGAYLMVSEGETVKKGQIITKILKTGEGNKDITGGLPRVQELFEARNPKGKAILSEVAGRVVFSDKKKKGMRLILIEDPETGELIQEYTVPVGEHLVVTNEMLIEKGAKITDGPVSPHDILKIKGLVEAQQFILESVQQVYREQGVAVNDKHIEIIVKQMFQKIKVKEAGDSLFLEDELIDKKIVERENEILISKGKRPATYEPVIQGITKAAVNTESFISAASFQETTKVLANAAVEGKTDRLEGLKENVIIGKKVPGGTGFNDYKYLDAVLKNDIVEEEAVETEVEVDGEKVEVTETLGALKDNPNEIIETVEETAEVE; encoded by the coding sequence ATGAGTATAAGAGATTTTGACAGTATTCAAATAAAATTGGCATCGCCAGAAAAGATTTTGGAATGGTCGTATGGTGAAATTACAAAAGCCGAAACAATAAATTATAGAACTTTAAAACCTGAAATGGACGGATTATTTTGTGAAAGAATATTTGGGCCGTCTAAGGATTATGAGTGTGCCTGTGGGAAGTACAAGAGAATGCGTTACAAAGGCATGGTATGTGAAAAATGTGGTGTTGAAGTAACAACTTCAAAAGTTAGACGTGAAAGAATGGGACATATAAAACTTGCTACTCCAATTGCACATATCTGGTATTCTAAAGGTACGCCTAACAAAATGAGCCTTTTATTGGGAATCAGTACGAAAGAATTGGAATCAGTTCTATATTTTTCAAGATATATTGTGACTGATCCAGGAGAAACTGGGCTTCAAAAAGGTGAAATTCTGACTGAACGTGAATATAAATTATATGAAAATCAGTTTAAAAATGAATTTACAGCAAAAATGGGAGCTGAGGGAGTTCTAGCCTTGCTTGAGGAAATTGATTTGTTTGAACTAGAAAAAACTTTGCAAGGAGAAATGGATACAGAACACTCTACACAAAAGAGAAGAAAAATTATAAAAAGATTAAAAGTAGTTAGAGATTTGATAGAAGCAGGGAACAGACCAGAATGGATGATCTTGACTGTATTACCTGTAATTCCTGCGGATTTACGTCCGATGGTTCAATTAGATGGTGGAAGATTTGCCACTTCTGACTTGAATGATTTATACAGAAGAGTAATCAACAGAAATATCAGACTTAAAAAATTGATGTCAATAAAAGCGCCTGAAATCGTGATAAAAAACGAAAAAAGAATGCTTCAGGAAGCAGTTGACGCATTAATTGATAATGGTAGACGTGGAAAACCAGTTGTTACACAAAACAACAGGGAATTAAAATCGCTTTCTGATATGCTGAAAGGGAAACAAGGACGTTTTAGACAAAATCTACTAGGAAAACGTGTGGATTATTCAGGAAGATCGGTTATCGTCGTTGGGCCAAATTTAAAAATGAATCAATGTGGACTTCCTAAAAAAATGGCACTTGAGCTGTATAAACCATTTTTAATGAGAGAACTTGTAAAAAGGGAACTTGCCTCAAATATAAAAGTGGCTAAGAAAATGGTTGAGGAAGAAGATGAGAATGTATGGGAATTGATTGAAGAAATTATAAAAAATCACCCAGTTCTTTTAAATAGGGCGCCAACATTGCACAGACTTTCAATTCAAGCTTTTGAGCCAACATTAATTGAAGGGAAGGCAATAAGACTTCATCCACTTGTATGTTCTGCTTTTAATGCAGATTTTGATGGAGACCAAATGGCAGTCCACCTGGTATTGTCACAAGAAGCTCAAATGGAAGCAAAATTATTAATGCTTGCAACAAATAATATTATTGCACCATCGAGTGGTAGACCAATAGCAGTTCCATCGCAAGATATGGTAATGGGATGTTATTATATGACAAAAGAAAGAAAAGGTGTTAAAGGAGAAGGAAAATCTTTCTCTAACAAAAATCAGTTGATTACAGCATACCAAAATGGACAAGTTGCAGTTCACGCACTTGTAAATGTAAGAATTGATGGGCAAACAATACAAACTACACCTGGACGTCTTATGTTCAATACAATGCTTCCAAAAGAAGTGAGAGATTATACAAAAACTTTTGGTAAAGGTGAATTAGGAAAATTAATCGCTGAATTATATAAAAAATTTGGATTTGAAAAAACATCTGAATTACTTGATAAAATTAAAGAATTTGGATTCCATTATGGAACACTTGCTGGAATTACTGTTGGAATTGAAGATCTGGAAATTCCTGAAAGCAAAAAGGCTATTTTGGAAAAAGCTGAAAATGAAGTGGCTGAAATTGAGGAACAATATAAATCTGGAGAAATTATTGATGCAGAAAGATACAGAAGAACAGTCGCTATATGGGATGAGGCAGTTTCAAAAGTAACTAAGGAAATGATGGATAACTTGGACGAATTTAACCCAGTTTATATGATGGCGAACTCTGGAGCCAGAGGTTCGATTGCACAAATGCGTCAACTTGGTGGAATGCGTGGACTTATGGCAGATACGCAAGGGCGTATTATCGAAATGCCGATTAAAGCCAACTTTAGAGAAGGACTTAACATTCTTGAATTCTTTATGTCATCACATGGAGCGAGAAAAGGACTTGCGGATACAGCATTGAGAACTGCCGATTCAGGATACTTAACAAGAAGACTTGTTGATATTTCACACGAAGTTATTGTAAATCATGATGACTGTGGATGTGAACATGGAATCGTCGTATCAGATTTGATGGATGCTGGGGAAGTAATCGAAAAATTAAGTGAAAGAATTTATGGAAGAAACTTGGCAACAGACTTAATTCATGAAGGAAAAGTAATTGCCAAAAGAAATACTTTAATAACTGATGATTTAATTAAGAAGATTGAAGAATTAGATATTCGTGAAGTAGAAATAAGAACGCCTTTAACTTGTAAACTGGAAAAAGGAGTTTGTAAAAAATGTTATGGATTAGATCTTTCTAATCACAAGGAAATTCTTAAAGGAGAAGCAGTTGGAGTTATTGCAGCTCAATCAATTGGAGAACCTGGTACACAGCTTACAATGCGTACTTTCCATACAGGAGGGGTAGCAACAGCGGCATCTGTTCAGTCAGATTATAAAGCTGATGTTTCTGGAAAAGTTAAGCTTAAAGATATATCTATACTTGTAAATGATGAAGGGAAAGAAATCGTTGTTTCACAAAATGGACGTGTAATAATAGGAAAACATAGATATGAAGTGCCTTCAGGTTCAACTTTACACGTAAAAGATGGAGATTCTGTTAAGAAAGGTAAAGTGCTAGTAGAATTTGATCCTTATCAAATACCGATTATTACATCTGTTGCAGGAAAAGTAGAATTTAGAGATATTTATGTAAAAGAAAATATTGATGTAAAATATGGAGTTACTGAAAAAGTAGCAATAAAACCTGTGGAAAGTAATGATGTAAACCCAAGAATAATAATTTATACAAAAGGTGATAAGAAAGTAGAATATGCAGTTCCTTATGGGGCATATTTAATGGTAAGTGAAGGAGAAACTGTTAAAAAAGGTCAAATTATTACAAAAATCCTAAAAACTGGAGAAGGAAATAAAGATATTACAGGAGGTCTTCCTCGTGTACAAGAATTATTTGAGGCAAGAAATCCTAAAGGAAAAGCCATTTTATCAGAAGTTGCAGGGCGTGTAGTTTTCTCTGACAAAAAGAAAAAAGGTATGAGATTAATCTTGATTGAAGATCCTGAAACAGGGGAATTAATCCAAGAATACACTGTTCCTGTTGGGGAGCATTTAGTTGTAACTAATGAAATGTTAATCGAAAAAGGTGCGAAAATAACTGACGGGCCTGTTTCGCCACATGATATTTTGAAAATAAAAGGACTTGTAGAAGCACAGCAATTTATTCTTGAATCAGTACAGCAAGTTTATAGAGAGCAAGGAGTTGCGGTTAACGATAAACATATTGAGATAATCGTAAAACAAATGTTCCAAAAAATTAAAGTTAAAGAAGCTGGAGATTCATTATTCCTTGAAGATGAGTTAATCGATAAAAAAATTGTGGAACGTGAAAATGAAATATTAATTTCAAAAGGAAAACGTCCAGCAACTTATGAACCAGTAATTCAAGGTATTACGAAAGCAGCTGTAAATACAGAAAGTTTCATTTCTGCAGCATCGTTCCAAGAAACTACAAAAGTTCTTGCAAATGCAGCTGTTGAAGGAAAAACAGACAGACTTGAAGGATTGAAGGAAAATGTAATTATTGGTAAAAAAGTGCCAGGAGGTACAGGGTTCAATGATTATAAATATTTGGATGCAGTCTTAAAAAATGATATTGTAGAAGAGGAAGCTGTGGAAACTGAAGTGGAAGTAGATGGAGAAAAAGTAGAAGTTACAGAAACTTTAGGTGCCTTGAAGGACAATCCAAATGAAATTATAGAAACTGTTGAGGAAACAGCAGAAGTTGAATAA